Proteins from a single region of Amorphus orientalis:
- the aspS gene encoding aspartate--tRNA ligase, with translation MHRYRSHTCGALRESDVGSSVRLSGWVHRVRDHGGLLFIDLRDHYGITQVVADPDSAAFKTAETVRAEWVIRVDGEIKARTAETVNDRLPTGRIEVFARDIEVLSTAGELPLPVFGEPDYPEDTRLTYRFLDLRRETMHANIVKRSQIIASIRRRMTDAGFMEFQTPILTASSPEGARDFLVPSRLHPGKFYALPQAPQQFKQLIMVAGFDRYFQIAPCFRDEDARADRSPGEFYQLDIEMSFVEQEDVFAAVEPVLRDLFIEFGGGKRVTEKFPMIPYAESMRLYGSDKPDLRNPIQMSEVTEHFAGSGFKVFARQIEADDRVQVWAIPAKTGGSRAFCDRMNSWAQSEGQPGLGYIFFREGEEEGAGPIAKNIGPERTAAIRAQLGLEAGDAVFFVCGVPKTFVDFAGRARQKVGFELGLVDEEQFAFCWIVDFPMFEWDEENKKIEFSHNPFSMPQGGLEALESQDPLTINAFQYDIVCNGVELSSGAIRNHKPEIMRKAFDIAGYGEDVLQEKFGGMIRALEMGAPPHGGIAPGIDRIVMLLCEAENLRDVTLFPMNQRAEDLMMGAPSEVGPKQLRELHIRLNLPE, from the coding sequence ATGCACCGCTATAGAAGCCACACCTGCGGCGCGCTCCGCGAGAGCGATGTCGGATCGAGCGTCCGGCTCTCCGGCTGGGTCCACCGCGTGCGCGACCATGGCGGGCTTCTGTTCATCGATCTGCGCGACCATTACGGCATCACCCAGGTGGTCGCCGATCCCGATTCCGCCGCCTTCAAGACCGCCGAGACGGTCCGCGCGGAGTGGGTGATTCGCGTCGACGGCGAGATCAAGGCGCGCACGGCGGAGACCGTGAACGATCGGCTGCCCACCGGCCGCATCGAGGTCTTCGCGCGCGACATCGAGGTGCTGTCCACGGCGGGCGAGCTGCCGCTGCCGGTGTTCGGCGAGCCGGACTATCCCGAGGACACCCGGCTCACCTACCGATTTCTGGATCTGCGCCGCGAGACGATGCACGCCAACATCGTCAAGCGCTCCCAGATCATCGCCTCCATCCGCCGCCGCATGACCGACGCCGGCTTCATGGAGTTCCAGACGCCGATCCTGACGGCGTCGTCGCCGGAGGGCGCGCGCGACTTCCTGGTGCCCTCGCGCCTGCATCCGGGCAAGTTCTACGCGCTGCCCCAGGCGCCGCAGCAGTTCAAGCAGCTGATCATGGTGGCCGGCTTCGACCGCTACTTCCAGATCGCGCCCTGCTTCCGCGACGAGGACGCCCGCGCCGACCGTTCGCCGGGCGAGTTCTACCAGCTCGACATCGAGATGAGCTTCGTGGAGCAGGAGGACGTGTTCGCCGCCGTTGAGCCGGTGCTGCGCGACCTGTTCATCGAGTTCGGCGGCGGCAAGCGGGTCACCGAGAAATTCCCGATGATCCCGTACGCCGAGTCCATGCGGCTTTACGGCTCCGACAAGCCGGACCTGCGCAACCCGATCCAGATGTCCGAGGTCACCGAGCACTTCGCCGGCTCCGGCTTCAAGGTGTTCGCCCGCCAGATCGAGGCTGACGACCGCGTCCAGGTCTGGGCGATCCCGGCCAAGACCGGCGGCAGCCGCGCCTTCTGCGACCGGATGAACTCCTGGGCTCAGAGCGAGGGACAGCCGGGCCTCGGCTACATCTTCTTCCGCGAGGGCGAGGAGGAGGGCGCCGGCCCGATCGCCAAGAACATCGGTCCGGAGCGCACCGCCGCCATCCGCGCCCAGCTCGGCCTGGAGGCCGGCGACGCCGTCTTCTTCGTCTGCGGCGTGCCGAAGACCTTCGTCGACTTCGCCGGCCGCGCCCGCCAGAAGGTCGGCTTCGAGCTGGGTCTGGTCGACGAGGAGCAGTTCGCCTTCTGCTGGATCGTCGACTTCCCGATGTTCGAGTGGGACGAGGAGAACAAGAAGATCGAGTTCTCCCACAACCCGTTCTCCATGCCCCAGGGCGGGCTGGAGGCGCTGGAGAGCCAGGATCCGCTCACCATCAACGCGTTCCAGTACGACATCGTCTGCAACGGCGTGGAGCTGTCGTCGGGCGCGATCCGGAACCACAAGCCGGAGATCATGCGCAAGGCGTTCGACATCGCCGGCTACGGCGAGGACGTGCTGCAGGAGAAGTTCGGCGGCATGATCCGGGCGCTGGAGATGGGCGCGCCGCCCCATGGCGGCATCGCGCCGGGCATCGACCGCATCGTCATGCTTCTGTGCGAGGCGGAGAACCTGCGCGACGTGACCCTGTTCCCGATGAACCAGCGCGCCGAAGACCTGATGATGGGCGCGCCCTCGGAGGTCGGCCCGAAGCAGCTCCGCGAACTGCACATCCGGCTGAACCTGCCGGAGTGA
- a CDS encoding DEAD/DEAH box helicase, protein MTPDKDSNDYSPIAGIHPALASALAAKGYSELTPVQLAMTTGDHGEADLLVSAQTGSGKTVAFGIAIAPTLLGSSERFDVAAAPLGLVIAPTRELAIQVQRELDWLYAGAGVRIATCVGGMDMRTERRALERGAHLVVGTPGRLRDHITRGALDLSAVRAVVLDEADEMLDLGFRDDLEFILGAAPEERRTLLFSATVRRGIAELARTVQKDAVRIETTASTEQHADIDYQMMLVRRDEREHAIINTLLESDSSSALVFCHTREAVRHLTARLANRGFAVVALSGDMAQSERSNALQSMRDGRSRVCVATDVAARGIDLPNLDLVIHADVPSNPETLLHRSGRTGRAGRKGVCVLIVPENRRGAAQRVLGFAKLTATVRAAPGIADIEARTRRRILDAAVSAAEPDDAEADFVAELLDRVGPERIAAAFLRQQHAAHPVPEDLRPLPPEALRTGASGRDRRSADKPASAREPRGPDMQNGVWFTISLGRKHRADPKFLLPMICNAGGVTKRDVGAIRIDATETRFEIAADKAAGFAEKLRQPGSLERGIKIAPVGEANEKPKTAKPKFKPGGKPGQKPGHKHQAPSADRGKPPKHKGRKPKRPD, encoded by the coding sequence ATGACGCCAGATAAAGACTCCAACGACTATTCCCCGATCGCCGGCATCCATCCGGCGCTGGCCTCCGCACTCGCGGCGAAGGGCTACAGCGAGCTGACGCCGGTCCAGTTGGCGATGACGACCGGAGATCACGGGGAGGCCGATCTCCTGGTCTCCGCGCAGACGGGCTCGGGAAAGACAGTCGCCTTCGGTATCGCGATCGCGCCGACGCTGCTTGGAAGCAGCGAGCGGTTCGACGTCGCCGCCGCACCGCTCGGTCTGGTCATCGCGCCGACCCGTGAACTCGCCATCCAGGTCCAGAGGGAACTCGACTGGCTCTACGCGGGAGCCGGGGTCAGGATCGCGACCTGCGTGGGCGGCATGGACATGCGGACCGAACGCCGTGCGCTCGAGCGCGGCGCCCATCTCGTCGTCGGCACGCCCGGACGCCTGCGCGACCACATCACCCGGGGCGCGCTGGACCTGAGCGCCGTGCGCGCCGTGGTGCTCGACGAAGCCGACGAGATGCTGGATCTCGGCTTTCGCGACGATCTGGAGTTCATTCTCGGCGCCGCGCCGGAGGAGCGCCGCACGCTTCTGTTCTCCGCCACCGTGCGGCGCGGCATCGCGGAGCTCGCGCGGACCGTGCAGAAGGACGCGGTGCGCATCGAGACGACCGCGTCCACCGAGCAGCACGCCGACATCGACTACCAGATGATGCTGGTGCGGCGCGACGAGCGCGAGCACGCCATCATCAATACGCTGCTGGAGTCCGACAGCTCGAGCGCCCTGGTGTTCTGCCACACCCGCGAAGCGGTTCGCCATCTGACCGCGCGCCTTGCCAATCGCGGGTTCGCGGTGGTCGCCCTGTCGGGGGACATGGCGCAGTCGGAGCGGTCGAACGCGCTGCAATCCATGCGCGACGGGCGTTCGCGGGTCTGCGTGGCGACCGATGTCGCGGCGCGCGGCATCGACCTTCCGAACCTCGACCTCGTGATCCACGCCGACGTGCCGAGCAACCCGGAGACCCTGCTGCACCGGTCCGGCCGGACCGGCCGCGCCGGGCGCAAGGGCGTCTGCGTGCTCATCGTTCCGGAAAACAGGCGAGGGGCTGCTCAGCGCGTGCTTGGATTCGCGAAGCTGACGGCGACCGTCCGCGCGGCACCCGGCATCGCCGATATCGAGGCGCGCACCCGCCGGCGGATCCTCGATGCCGCCGTCTCCGCCGCCGAACCCGACGACGCGGAGGCCGACTTCGTTGCCGAACTGCTGGACCGGGTGGGGCCGGAGCGCATTGCGGCGGCGTTCCTGCGCCAGCAACACGCTGCCCATCCGGTTCCCGAGGACCTCCGGCCGCTTCCCCCCGAAGCCCTCAGGACCGGCGCGTCCGGTCGCGACCGCAGGTCCGCGGACAAGCCCGCATCGGCGCGCGAGCCGCGCGGCCCGGACATGCAGAACGGCGTCTGGTTCACCATCTCGCTCGGGCGCAAGCACCGCGCCGATCCGAAATTTCTGCTGCCGATGATCTGCAACGCCGGCGGCGTGACGAAACGCGATGTCGGCGCAATCCGGATCGACGCCACGGAAACCCGGTTCGAAATCGCCGCCGACAAGGCCGCCGGTTTTGCCGAAAAGCTCAGGCAGCCGGGCAGCCTCGAGCGCGGCATCAAGATCGCGCCGGTGGGCGAGGCGAACGAGAAGCCCAAGACGGCGAAACCGAAATTCAAGCCGGGCGGCAAGCCGGGCCAAAAGCCGGGTCATAAGCACCAGGCCCCGTCGGCCGATCGCGGCAAACCGCCGAAGCACAAGGGCCGCAAACCGAAGCGCCCCGACTGA
- a CDS encoding aminotransferase-like domain-containing protein: MWTPRLAGTARRKYLGIVEALEDDIRAGRVAQGERLPPQRAIAEALQVDLTTVTRAFNEARNRGLVAAQPGRGTFIRGGLGDDRGDTGRGQLDLSMNIPSQPADVAFDKLIPEGIADLLGGARGLMNLHYRPSAGAEPEREAGATWLGSRIEGATPEQTIVTAGAQSALYAVCELLLRPGDTLAAGAMTYPGLKAIALQKGLALTPLEMDEDGIRPEAFETLCRKSAPRALYLTPSIDNPTTATLPDARRRQLAETARNHGVALIEDDPYAPLRSTGTVALADLAPEITWHIATLSKCATPALRVAYVLAPTAVLADRLAGVLRSTVLMAPPLMSALAGRWIADGTLDQITASIRAENASRQQLARTILADLDFAADPHGHHLWLRLPEPWRASDFAGYAERAGISIVPSSAFATCPHPEEAVRLSLGVARDRSDLEDVLLRLVDLILQPSPGATFVV; this comes from the coding sequence ATGTGGACACCGCGCCTGGCCGGGACGGCTCGGAGAAAGTATCTGGGCATCGTCGAGGCGCTCGAAGACGACATCCGGGCGGGGCGCGTCGCGCAGGGTGAACGGTTGCCGCCGCAACGTGCCATCGCCGAGGCGCTTCAGGTCGATCTGACCACGGTGACCCGGGCTTTCAACGAAGCGCGCAACCGGGGTCTCGTTGCGGCTCAGCCCGGCCGCGGCACCTTCATTCGCGGCGGTCTCGGAGACGATCGCGGCGACACCGGGCGCGGTCAGCTCGACCTCAGCATGAACATTCCCTCGCAGCCCGCCGACGTCGCCTTCGACAAACTCATCCCAGAAGGGATCGCGGACCTGCTGGGCGGCGCGCGGGGGCTCATGAACCTTCACTATCGCCCGAGCGCCGGAGCCGAGCCCGAGCGCGAGGCCGGCGCAACGTGGCTCGGAAGCCGGATCGAGGGCGCCACACCCGAGCAGACAATCGTGACGGCAGGCGCCCAGAGCGCGCTTTACGCCGTTTGCGAGCTGCTGCTTCGGCCCGGTGACACCCTTGCCGCCGGTGCCATGACCTACCCCGGCCTCAAGGCGATCGCGCTGCAGAAGGGTCTTGCCCTGACGCCCCTGGAGATGGACGAAGACGGCATCCGGCCGGAGGCGTTCGAGACGCTGTGCCGGAAGAGCGCGCCGCGGGCGCTCTATCTCACTCCCAGCATCGACAATCCGACGACGGCCACGCTTCCGGACGCGCGGCGCCGGCAGCTTGCGGAGACGGCCCGCAATCATGGCGTGGCTCTGATCGAGGACGACCCCTACGCGCCGTTGAGGTCGACGGGAACGGTCGCGCTCGCGGACCTGGCTCCGGAGATCACCTGGCACATCGCGACGCTGTCCAAATGCGCCACGCCGGCGTTGCGGGTTGCCTATGTTCTCGCCCCGACCGCGGTCCTGGCGGATCGGCTCGCGGGCGTCCTGCGGTCCACGGTCCTGATGGCGCCGCCGCTGATGTCCGCGCTGGCCGGCCGCTGGATCGCAGACGGCACCCTGGACCAAATCACGGCCTCCATCCGGGCGGAGAACGCAAGCCGCCAGCAGCTCGCCCGGACGATCCTCGCGGATCTCGACTTTGCCGCCGATCCGCATGGCCATCATCTCTGGCTGCGCCTGCCGGAGCCGTGGCGGGCCAGCGATTTCGCCGGCTACGCCGAGCGCGCCGGAATTTCCATCGTGCCCAGTTCGGCCTTCGCCACCTGTCCCCATCCGGAGGAAGCGGTCCGGCTCTCCCTCGGCGTGGCGCGCGATCGAAGCGACCTCGAAGACGTCCTGCTCAGGCTCGTGGACCTGATCCTGCAGCCATCCCCCGGCGCGACGTTCGTCGTGTAG
- a CDS encoding DUF983 domain-containing protein encodes MAGKTANWPPLEPWRVGIRGRCPRCGRGHLFSGFLKLASGCEVCGLSYDFADPADGPAFFVVCFFCVPSVFFAVWAEVAFQPSIWFHIFVSIPIILLTCIPPLRPLKGWLVASQFYYKAEEGKLVGTDE; translated from the coding sequence ATGGCAGGCAAAACCGCAAACTGGCCCCCGCTGGAGCCTTGGCGCGTCGGGATCAGAGGCCGGTGCCCCCGCTGCGGGCGGGGACATCTGTTCAGCGGCTTCCTCAAGCTCGCATCCGGATGCGAGGTGTGCGGCCTGAGCTACGACTTCGCGGATCCGGCCGACGGTCCCGCCTTTTTCGTGGTGTGCTTCTTCTGTGTGCCGTCGGTCTTCTTTGCCGTTTGGGCGGAAGTGGCGTTTCAGCCGTCGATCTGGTTCCACATATTCGTGTCCATTCCGATCATTCTCCTGACGTGCATCCCACCGCTTCGGCCCTTGAAAGGCTGGCTCGTCGCCAGCCAGTTCTACTACAAGGCGGAGGAAGGGAAGCTGGTCGGCACCGACGAGTAG
- a CDS encoding carotenoid oxygenase family protein — protein sequence MTDAPRPEDPSWHSDDPHLSGVFTPVAREVDVADLTVVAGRIPEDLSGAYMRNGPNPLFQPLSYTYPLDGDGMIHAVYFDNGRARYRNRFVETRELTVERRAGHAVWGGLMAPRPIDPALLEPGAAASPFKNGAFISVLAHGGHLLALGEAEAAYEMTMELETVGEWTAGTESPLPIGAHNRHHPTTGDLFAIAYDPGSPDVQVRRIDPSGRLADNFAVRLPASSMIHDFVLTEKHVVLLVGPAIFDFEAAQRGGPILAWRPELGTTIAVMELDGSAPTMLEAEPFFVYHFANGFERGGSIVIDYVRHPEFSLGPDGDDGAPHLHRLVLDPATHRVRDIPLADFSTEFPRVNDRLEARATRFVYVPRLTGSLTRGPHPSATFNTIVKVDTESGTALAHDLGEKVAGEPVFIPKPGASAEDDGYLAVFATDPTAMTSDLVLLDATDPSREPVAVIRMPQRVPQGLHGTWIGR from the coding sequence ATGACCGATGCGCCGCGCCCCGAAGACCCGTCCTGGCACTCCGACGACCCGCACCTCAGCGGCGTCTTCACGCCGGTCGCGCGCGAGGTCGACGTGGCCGACCTCACCGTCGTCGCCGGCCGCATCCCGGAGGATCTGTCCGGCGCCTACATGCGCAACGGCCCGAACCCGCTCTTTCAGCCGCTGTCCTACACCTACCCGCTCGACGGCGACGGCATGATCCACGCCGTCTATTTCGACAACGGCCGCGCCCGCTACCGCAACCGCTTCGTGGAGACCCGCGAACTGACCGTCGAACGCCGCGCCGGGCATGCCGTCTGGGGCGGGCTGATGGCGCCGCGGCCGATCGATCCCGCGCTGTTGGAACCGGGTGCTGCCGCCTCCCCCTTCAAGAACGGCGCGTTCATCAGCGTGCTCGCCCACGGCGGCCATCTCCTGGCGCTCGGCGAGGCGGAAGCGGCCTACGAGATGACCATGGAGCTGGAGACCGTCGGCGAATGGACCGCCGGCACCGAGAGCCCGCTGCCGATCGGCGCCCACAACCGCCACCATCCGACCACCGGCGACCTCTTCGCCATCGCCTACGATCCCGGCAGCCCGGACGTGCAGGTCCGCCGGATCGACCCGTCCGGACGCCTCGCCGACAATTTCGCCGTGCGGCTCCCCGCCTCCAGCATGATCCACGACTTCGTGCTCACCGAGAAACACGTCGTCCTGCTGGTCGGTCCCGCCATCTTCGACTTCGAGGCGGCCCAGCGCGGCGGCCCGATCCTCGCCTGGCGGCCGGAGCTCGGCACCACCATCGCCGTCATGGAGCTCGACGGCAGCGCGCCGACCATGCTCGAGGCCGAGCCCTTCTTCGTCTACCACTTCGCCAACGGCTTCGAGCGTGGCGGCTCGATCGTGATCGACTATGTGCGCCACCCGGAATTCAGCCTGGGTCCCGACGGCGACGACGGCGCGCCGCACCTGCACCGGCTCGTGCTCGATCCGGCGACGCACCGGGTCCGCGACATCCCGCTTGCCGACTTCTCCACCGAATTTCCCCGGGTCAACGACCGGCTTGAGGCGCGCGCGACGCGCTTCGTCTACGTGCCGCGCCTCACCGGGTCCCTGACCCGCGGGCCGCACCCGTCGGCCACCTTCAACACGATCGTCAAGGTCGACACCGAAAGCGGCACCGCCCTCGCCCACGATCTCGGCGAAAAGGTCGCGGGCGAGCCGGTCTTCATCCCGAAGCCCGGCGCCTCGGCCGAGGACGACGGCTACCTCGCCGTGTTCGCCACCGACCCCACCGCGATGACCAGCGATCTGGTGCTTCTCGACGCCACCGACCCGAGCCGCGAGCCCGTCGCCGTCATCCGCATGCCCCAGCGCGTGCCCCAGGGCCTGCACGGGACCTGGATCGGGAGGTAG
- a CDS encoding BrnA antitoxin family protein yields MARRPTDYRAAAEAMFKPKAPKAEPEAKPAATNEVPKGREMVALRIDRDVLAHFQEEGPGWQDRINAALRKAAGL; encoded by the coding sequence ATGGCCCGACGTCCCACCGACTATCGCGCGGCCGCCGAGGCCATGTTCAAACCGAAGGCGCCGAAGGCTGAGCCGGAAGCAAAGCCGGCTGCCACGAACGAGGTCCCGAAGGGCCGGGAGATGGTGGCGCTCCGGATCGACCGGGACGTGCTCGCCCATTTCCAGGAGGAGGGGCCGGGCTGGCAGGACCGCATCAACGCCGCGCTGCGCAAGGCGGCGGGGCTCTAG
- a CDS encoding LLM class flavin-dependent oxidoreductase, with product MKKIGFLSFGHWSPTPHSGTRSASDALLQAIDLSVAAEELGADGAYFRVHHFARQYASPFPLLAAVGARTSRIEIGTGVIDMRYENPLYMAEDAGAADLISGGRLQLGISRGSPEQVIEGWRYFGYQPAEGETDADMARRHTDVLLEVLKGEGFAEPNPRPMFPNPPGLLRIEPHSEGLRKRIWWGSASNATAVWAAERGMNLQSSTLKEDEGGEPFHVQQARQIRSYREAWAKAGHDWEPRTSVSRSIFALVDDRDRAYFGRGQDSDQVGIIDNMRAIFGRTYAAEPDRLVEQLKADEAIAEADTLLLTVPTQLGVEYNAHMLEAILTHVAPELGWR from the coding sequence ATGAAAAAGATCGGCTTTCTGTCCTTCGGCCACTGGTCGCCCACGCCGCATTCCGGCACGCGTTCGGCCTCCGACGCGCTCCTCCAGGCAATCGACCTGTCGGTGGCGGCGGAAGAGCTTGGCGCCGACGGCGCCTATTTCCGGGTGCATCACTTTGCGCGTCAGTATGCCTCGCCGTTCCCGCTGCTGGCAGCCGTCGGCGCGCGGACCAGCCGGATCGAGATCGGCACCGGCGTTATCGACATGCGCTACGAGAACCCGCTCTACATGGCGGAGGATGCCGGCGCGGCGGATCTGATTTCCGGCGGACGGCTTCAGCTCGGCATTTCGCGCGGCTCGCCGGAGCAGGTGATCGAGGGCTGGCGCTATTTCGGCTATCAGCCTGCCGAGGGCGAAACCGACGCCGACATGGCGCGCCGGCACACCGATGTCCTGCTGGAGGTGTTGAAAGGAGAGGGGTTCGCCGAGCCCAATCCGCGCCCGATGTTTCCGAATCCGCCCGGACTGCTGCGCATCGAGCCGCATTCGGAAGGCCTGCGCAAGCGCATCTGGTGGGGCTCGGCCTCCAACGCGACGGCCGTGTGGGCGGCCGAGCGCGGCATGAACCTGCAGAGCTCGACCCTGAAGGAGGACGAGGGCGGCGAGCCGTTCCACGTCCAGCAGGCCAGGCAGATCCGCAGCTATCGGGAAGCCTGGGCAAAGGCCGGACACGACTGGGAGCCGCGCACGTCGGTGTCGCGCTCGATCTTCGCGCTCGTCGACGACCGTGACAGGGCCTATTTCGGCCGCGGCCAGGACAGCGACCAGGTCGGCATCATCGACAACATGCGCGCGATCTTCGGGCGGACCTATGCGGCCGAACCGGACAGGCTGGTGGAGCAGCTCAAGGCCGACGAGGCGATTGCCGAGGCCGATACGCTGCTCCTGACCGTGCCGACCCAGCTGGGCGTGGAGTACAACGCCCACATGCTGGAGGCGATCCTGACCCACGTCGCGCCGGAGCTGGGCTGGCGCTGA
- a CDS encoding PepSY-associated TM helix domain-containing protein, with the protein MPFRRLVFWSHLIVATVTGLVILFLAVTGLLLTYERQIVAAAEARAFTVPADGRPALSADELAIHAAGALGPGSSLVFGRDPQGPVKATAGRGKQVFLDPFTGAVLGTGAERIEAFFGTVEHLHRWFALDGDARAAGRAVIDAANLAFLFILMSGVYLWWPRRWRWPLLKTHLTLRRNLPTAKARDYNWHHAFGIWAAAPLLLIVVSGVVFSYPWANRLVFALYGEEAPQGRRGPPVPAPVQPANAGAPAAPVSLDTVLAAAKTVDPDWRTITLGLPAPSDSSVRVTIDAGNGAQADLRTDAVISRNAGHILSTAGADQLSPGRRARVWLRFIHTGEVYGIVGQTVAGLASLAAVLLVWTGLSLAWRRLIWPLTRRKARQAAAVR; encoded by the coding sequence ATGCCTTTTCGCCGTCTCGTCTTCTGGTCGCACCTGATCGTGGCGACCGTCACCGGCCTCGTGATTCTGTTTCTTGCCGTCACCGGCCTGCTTCTCACCTACGAGCGGCAGATCGTCGCCGCTGCGGAAGCCCGGGCCTTCACTGTTCCGGCAGACGGCCGCCCGGCGCTTTCCGCCGACGAGCTTGCCATCCATGCCGCCGGCGCGCTCGGTCCGGGGTCTTCGCTGGTTTTCGGCAGGGACCCGCAGGGGCCCGTCAAGGCGACCGCAGGACGTGGCAAGCAGGTCTTCCTCGATCCTTTCACCGGCGCCGTGCTTGGAACCGGCGCAGAGCGGATCGAGGCCTTTTTCGGCACGGTCGAGCATCTGCATCGCTGGTTCGCACTTGATGGCGATGCGCGTGCGGCCGGCCGCGCGGTCATCGACGCGGCAAACCTCGCCTTCCTGTTCATCCTGATGTCGGGGGTCTATCTCTGGTGGCCACGGCGCTGGCGATGGCCGCTCCTGAAAACCCATCTGACGCTGCGCCGGAACCTGCCGACTGCCAAGGCGCGTGACTACAACTGGCACCATGCCTTCGGGATCTGGGCGGCTGCCCCGCTGCTTCTGATCGTGGTGTCGGGTGTCGTCTTCTCCTATCCGTGGGCGAACCGGCTGGTGTTCGCTCTCTACGGGGAAGAGGCGCCGCAGGGTCGTCGCGGTCCGCCCGTTCCCGCGCCGGTGCAGCCGGCCAATGCCGGGGCCCCCGCCGCTCCCGTCTCTCTGGACACAGTGCTAGCGGCGGCAAAGACAGTCGATCCCGACTGGCGCACGATCACGCTCGGCCTGCCCGCCCCGTCCGACAGCAGCGTTCGGGTCACAATCGACGCCGGCAACGGTGCCCAGGCGGATCTGAGAACCGACGCCGTCATCTCGCGGAACGCCGGGCACATCCTGTCCACCGCGGGCGCGGACCAGCTCTCGCCCGGACGCCGGGCGCGGGTCTGGTTGCGGTTCATTCACACCGGAGAAGTCTACGGCATCGTCGGCCAGACCGTCGCCGGCCTGGCCTCGCTGGCAGCCGTCCTTCTGGTCTGGACCGGACTTTCGCTCGCCTGGCGGCGGCTGATCTGGCCGTTGACGCGGCGCAAGGCGAGGCAGGCGGCCGCGGTCCGCTGA
- a CDS encoding DUF1127 domain-containing protein, whose translation MTTFPNPTFDTARIEAEARTLRSKEVARVAGSVGRSIANTVRNVFESIAEARRMQTTYNELSALSDRELRDMGLVRSDITAVAAGVMQRPVELTAIDGSKAADKAPAPVAAQDDVRLAA comes from the coding sequence ATGACAACTTTCCCGAATCCGACTTTCGACACCGCCCGCATCGAAGCCGAAGCCCGTACGCTGCGCTCCAAGGAAGTTGCGCGCGTCGCCGGCAGCGTCGGCCGCTCGATTGCCAACACGGTTCGCAACGTCTTCGAGAGCATCGCGGAAGCCCGCCGGATGCAGACCACCTACAACGAGCTGTCGGCTCTCTCCGACCGCGAACTCCGTGACATGGGCCTGGTCCGCTCCGACATCACCGCTGTCGCTGCCGGCGTCATGCAGCGCCCGGTGGAGCTGACGGCGATCGACGGCAGCAAGGCGGCCGACAAGGCCCCGGCTCCGGTGGCGGCCCAGGACGACGTTCGCCTCGCGGCCTGA